Proteins encoded within one genomic window of Chlorobaculum sp. MV4-Y:
- a CDS encoding nitronate monooxygenase, protein MNVNNFRLKLGGKEFVPIVIGGMGVNISTSELALSAERLGGIGHISDAEVMFVCDQLFGTSYVADKRQIYASNINNRDKSSVHFELEQLAEAQKRFVSHTISQKTGNGAIFMNCMEKLTMNNSAATLKVRMEAALDAGIDGITLAAGLNLRSLDLISEHERFRDVKLGIIISSVRALSIFLKRAMRLQRLPDYIVVEGPLAGGHLGFSPDDWQSQSLQSIVAETLAFLKKEDLDIPIIPAGGIFTGTDAVEYLQAGAAAVQVATRFTIAKESGLPDEVKQHYLNASPEDVEVNLSSPTGYPMRMLKQSPTLLYGIKPNCEGLGYLLDNDGKCSYIDDYYQSLESRDPAASRFVVKGHTCLCTGMARYDCWTCGHTVSRLKETTNRLPDGSWQLPFAEDIFMDYLLSENHSIRKPEIEKQP, encoded by the coding sequence ATGAACGTCAACAATTTCAGATTAAAGCTCGGCGGCAAAGAGTTCGTCCCCATCGTCATCGGCGGCATGGGAGTCAATATCTCGACTTCGGAGCTTGCCTTGTCGGCGGAACGGCTGGGAGGCATTGGCCACATTTCCGATGCCGAGGTGATGTTTGTCTGCGACCAGCTGTTTGGTACCTCATACGTAGCCGACAAGCGCCAGATATATGCGTCGAACATCAACAATCGCGACAAATCGTCGGTGCATTTCGAACTGGAACAGCTCGCCGAAGCGCAGAAGCGGTTTGTATCCCATACCATCAGTCAGAAAACAGGCAATGGAGCGATCTTCATGAATTGCATGGAGAAGCTCACGATGAACAACTCCGCCGCCACGCTCAAGGTACGCATGGAAGCTGCGTTGGATGCGGGGATCGACGGCATCACACTGGCTGCGGGCCTGAATCTCAGAAGCCTCGATCTCATCAGCGAGCACGAACGGTTCCGCGACGTCAAGCTCGGCATCATCATCTCTTCGGTGCGGGCACTCTCGATCTTCCTGAAACGAGCCATGCGTTTGCAGCGGCTGCCAGACTATATCGTGGTCGAAGGCCCGCTGGCCGGAGGCCATCTCGGCTTCAGTCCGGACGACTGGCAGTCGCAAAGTCTGCAATCCATCGTGGCCGAAACGCTCGCCTTCCTCAAAAAGGAGGATCTGGATATTCCGATCATTCCAGCGGGTGGCATCTTCACCGGCACCGACGCGGTCGAGTACCTGCAAGCGGGCGCTGCCGCCGTGCAGGTGGCCACGCGATTCACCATCGCCAAAGAGTCGGGCCTTCCGGACGAGGTCAAGCAACATTACCTCAATGCAAGCCCGGAGGATGTGGAGGTCAACCTTTCATCGCCAACCGGTTATCCGATGCGGATGCTGAAACAGTCGCCTACCCTGCTCTACGGCATAAAGCCGAACTGCGAAGGACTTGGCTATCTGCTCGACAACGATGGTAAGTGTTCCTATATCGACGACTATTACCAGTCGCTCGAATCGAGAGACCCTGCTGCAAGCCGTTTCGTCGTCAAAGGCCACACCTGTCTCTGCACCGGCATGGCACGCTATGATTGCTGGACTTGCGGCCATACGGTCTCGCGCCTGAAAGAGACCACCAACCGGCTGCCGGACGGTTCGTGGCAACTGCCATTTGCGGAGGATATTTTCATGGACTACCTCCTGAGTGAAAACCACTCGATCAGGAAACCGGAGATCGAAAAACAGCCGTGA
- a CDS encoding glutamate synthase subunit beta, with amino-acid sequence MGKLKGFMEYRRVLPADREPLERIKDWNEFHGEMSAEQLGDQGARCMDCGTPFCHSGFMLSGMTAGCPIHNLIPEWNDHVYRGFWRDAYDRLMKTNNFPEFTGRVCPAPCEGSCVLGIIQPPVTIKNIECSIIEHAFAEGWVEPKQIAVRTGKKVAVVGSGPSGLACADQLNKAGHTITVFERDDRIGGLLMYGIPNMKLDKQTVVQRRVDLMSAEGVEFVASTEVGVNYPADKLLSEFDAVVLCTGATNPRDLNAEGRELGGIHYAMEFLRSSTKSVLDGTEPALSAKDKNVVVIGGGDTGTDCVATSLRQGCKSVIQLEIMPKPADFRQDDNPWPEWPKVFKVDYGQEEAAAVQGQDPRRYLMMTKKFIGENGQVSAVEVSKVEWIKQEGRTIPVPVSGSEEIIPAQLVLLAMGFLGPEAQLLQSLGVEQDSRSNIKADEKSYRTSLDKVFAAGDARRGQSLVVWAINEGRAAARECDRFLMGCTSLP; translated from the coding sequence ATGGGTAAACTGAAAGGATTTATGGAGTACCGGAGAGTCCTTCCCGCAGACAGGGAGCCTCTGGAGAGAATAAAGGACTGGAACGAGTTCCACGGGGAGATGTCGGCTGAACAGCTCGGCGATCAGGGCGCGCGCTGCATGGATTGCGGCACGCCGTTCTGCCACTCGGGCTTCATGCTCAGCGGTATGACTGCTGGCTGCCCGATTCACAACCTTATCCCCGAGTGGAACGATCACGTCTATCGCGGCTTCTGGCGCGATGCTTACGACAGGCTGATGAAAACCAACAACTTCCCGGAGTTCACGGGCCGCGTCTGCCCCGCTCCGTGCGAAGGCTCCTGCGTGCTCGGCATTATCCAGCCGCCGGTGACCATCAAGAATATCGAGTGCTCGATCATCGAACATGCCTTCGCCGAAGGATGGGTCGAACCGAAGCAGATTGCTGTTCGCACCGGTAAAAAGGTGGCTGTCGTGGGTTCCGGCCCGTCGGGCCTTGCCTGCGCCGACCAGCTCAACAAGGCGGGACATACGATCACGGTCTTTGAGCGTGACGACCGTATCGGAGGTCTGCTCATGTACGGTATTCCGAACATGAAGCTCGACAAGCAGACTGTGGTGCAGCGCCGCGTCGATCTCATGAGCGCCGAGGGCGTGGAGTTCGTCGCCAGCACCGAAGTTGGCGTGAACTATCCCGCTGACAAGCTGCTCTCGGAGTTTGACGCTGTGGTACTCTGCACCGGCGCAACCAATCCGCGTGATCTGAATGCCGAAGGACGCGAGCTTGGGGGCATCCACTACGCGATGGAGTTCCTCCGTTCCAGCACCAAATCGGTTCTCGATGGCACCGAACCGGCGCTCTCCGCAAAAGACAAAAATGTCGTCGTGATCGGCGGTGGTGACACCGGAACCGACTGCGTTGCCACCTCGCTGCGTCAGGGGTGCAAGAGCGTCATCCAGCTCGAAATCATGCCGAAACCGGCCGATTTTCGTCAGGACGACAACCCGTGGCCCGAATGGCCGAAGGTCTTCAAGGTCGATTACGGCCAGGAGGAAGCTGCCGCCGTGCAGGGTCAGGACCCGCGCCGCTATCTCATGATGACCAAGAAGTTCATCGGCGAGAACGGACAGGTCAGTGCCGTCGAGGTCTCGAAGGTCGAGTGGATCAAACAGGAGGGCCGCACCATTCCCGTGCCGGTATCCGGCAGCGAAGAGATCATTCCGGCCCAGCTTGTGTTGCTCGCGATGGGATTCCTCGGGCCGGAAGCACAACTCCTGCAGTCGCTCGGCGTCGAGCAGGACAGCCGCAGTAACATCAAAGCTGACGAGAAAAGCTACCGCACCAGCCTTGACAAGGTTTTCGCCGCGGGCGACGCACGCCGTGGCCAGAGTCTCGTGGTCTGGGCGATCAACGAGGGGCGCGCCGCTGCGAGGGAGTGTGACCGATTCCTGATGGGTTGCACCAGCCTGCCA
- the sucC gene encoding ADP-forming succinate--CoA ligase subunit beta, protein MNIHEYQGKGILKQFGVAVPKGIVAFSAEEAKQAAIQLFEEQSSPVVVVKAQIHAGGRGKAGGVKLAKSPEEVFEIAQKMLGATLVTHQTGPEGKEVRRLLIEEGMNIDKEFYLGITLDRATSSNVLMVSTEGGMEIEKVAEETPEKLLKIHVDPVYGLQGFQAREAAFFLGLQGEQFRNGVKFIEALYNAYTTIDASLAEINPLVVTKEGRVLALDAKINFDDNALYRHKEYLELRDVSEEDPLEYEASKSNLNYVRLDGNVGCMVNGAGLAMGTMDLIQLSGGRPANFLDVGGGASPKTVEEGFKIILGDKNVKAILVNIFGGIVRCDRVAGGVIEAAKNIGLKVPVIVRLEGTNATEAQKMLDESGLNLISAKGLRDAAEKVQKALATA, encoded by the coding sequence ATGAATATTCATGAGTATCAGGGCAAAGGCATCCTGAAGCAGTTCGGTGTGGCCGTTCCCAAGGGCATAGTAGCATTTTCGGCTGAAGAAGCAAAACAGGCAGCAATCCAGCTCTTCGAGGAGCAGTCGAGCCCCGTGGTGGTTGTCAAGGCCCAGATTCACGCCGGTGGTCGCGGCAAGGCGGGTGGCGTCAAGCTGGCCAAATCGCCTGAGGAGGTGTTCGAGATTGCTCAGAAAATGCTTGGCGCGACCCTGGTGACGCACCAGACCGGCCCCGAAGGCAAGGAGGTTCGCCGCCTGCTCATCGAAGAGGGCATGAATATCGACAAGGAGTTCTACCTCGGTATCACCCTCGACCGCGCCACATCGAGCAACGTGCTGATGGTTTCGACCGAAGGCGGCATGGAGATTGAGAAGGTGGCTGAAGAGACCCCCGAAAAGCTGCTTAAAATCCACGTCGATCCGGTCTATGGCCTTCAGGGCTTCCAGGCTCGCGAAGCAGCATTCTTCCTTGGCTTGCAGGGTGAACAGTTCCGCAACGGTGTCAAGTTCATCGAGGCGCTCTACAACGCCTACACCACCATCGACGCCTCGCTGGCCGAGATCAACCCGCTCGTCGTGACTAAGGAGGGCCGCGTGCTCGCACTCGACGCCAAGATCAACTTCGACGACAACGCCCTCTACCGCCACAAGGAGTACCTCGAACTGCGCGATGTGAGCGAAGAGGATCCACTCGAATACGAGGCCTCGAAATCGAACCTCAACTACGTGCGTCTTGACGGCAACGTCGGCTGCATGGTCAACGGCGCGGGCCTGGCGATGGGCACCATGGACCTCATCCAGCTCTCCGGCGGCAGACCGGCCAACTTCCTGGACGTAGGCGGCGGTGCAAGCCCCAAGACAGTCGAAGAGGGCTTCAAGATCATCCTCGGCGACAAGAACGTCAAGGCGATTCTGGTCAACATCTTCGGCGGTATCGTCCGCTGCGACCGCGTGGCCGGTGGCGTCATCGAAGCCGCCAAGAACATCGGCCTGAAGGTACCGGTGATCGTGCGTCTCGAAGGCACAAACGCCACTGAGGCTCAGAAAATGCTCGACGAATCGGGTCTCAACCTCATCTCGGCCAAAGGTCTGCGCGACGCCGCCGAAAAGGTGCAGAAAGCGCTCGCCACGGCATAA
- a CDS encoding nucleoside deaminase has protein sequence MHDLNYCMELAIREAIKAYESKEVPVGAVVLDPNGSVIGRGYNQVETLSDATAHAEMIALTSAMATLDSKYLEGCTLAVTLEPCPMCAGAIVLSKIGRVVFGAWDPKMGAAGTVLNITGCRTLNHQPEVYGGIMERKAESLLQDFFRGLRSK, from the coding sequence ATGCATGACCTGAATTACTGTATGGAACTGGCTATCCGGGAAGCCATCAAGGCTTATGAGAGCAAGGAGGTGCCGGTCGGTGCGGTGGTGCTCGATCCCAACGGCTCAGTCATTGGACGTGGTTACAACCAGGTGGAGACCCTTTCTGACGCCACTGCGCATGCCGAAATGATCGCCCTCACCTCGGCGATGGCCACACTCGACAGCAAATATCTCGAAGGATGCACGCTCGCCGTCACACTTGAGCCCTGTCCGATGTGTGCCGGAGCGATTGTGCTGTCGAAAATCGGTCGGGTGGTCTTCGGCGCGTGGGATCCCAAGATGGGTGCCGCAGGAACCGTGCTCAATATCACCGGCTGTCGAACCCTTAACCACCAGCCCGAAGTCTACGGCGGCATCATGGAGCGTAAAGCCGAAAGCTTGCTGCAGGATTTTTTCAGGGGGCTGAGGAGCAAATAA
- the gltB gene encoding glutamate synthase large subunit produces the protein MKAKHEGGLYDPQFEHDACGVGFVANIKGVKSHQIIKQGLQVLVNMKHRGATGYEKNTGDGAGILMQIPDKFMRKVCAQRNIELPPAGHYGVGMVFLPPDLSQRRAIEEICRQMVQAEGQKYLGLRKVPTDNSTLGQTARSQEPVVKQIFVGRGSDNMTDIEFERKLYIIRRRIFKRVRFTSGLLGSGYFYASSFSSRTIVYKGMLNPEQVEEFYPELKDPDMESAIAMVHSRFSTNTFPSWDRAHPYRFLSHNGEINTLRGNVNWMKAREKNMQSSIFKGALEEIKPILLEEGSDSATLDNAFELLVMCGRSMAHAAMMVIPEPWSGNESMDPDKRAFYEYHSCLMEPWDGPASVVFTDGIQIGAVLDRNGLRPSRYYITSDDLVVMASEVGVLDIDPEKIIKKDRLQPGRMFLVDTKEGRIISDEEIKKSIASEKPYTEWIERNVIDLASLPERERMKNPDEDNYSITARQKAFGYTNEDLTLHIRPMAQNAIERIGSMGNDTPLAVLSNRPRLLYDYFKQLFAQVTNPPIDSIREEIVTSTTVMLGSEGNLLESDEINCRRIRIPHPILTNEDLEKIRGIDKPGFKAITLPIFYNVEEGGQGIQCTMQDLYRQAEKAINHDGVNIIILSDKGELEHSRAPIPALLALAGFHHFLISAGLRTKVGLIVESGEPRTVHHFSMLIGYGAGAINPYLAFETVSQQVAEGRIMHDEKKAIKNYVKAAVKGVVKTMAKMGISTVQSYRGAQIFEAVGLNTEVVDTYFTKTPSRIEGIGLDTLAEEVRKRHEAAFPPGGNKVNRGLEAGGDRKWRHDGEFHLFNPETIHYLQHSCRTGDYELFKKYEKLIDDQSEHYCTIRGLMDIRFSEKPIPIDEVEPVESIVKRFKTGAMSYGSISKEAHETLAIAMNRLGGKSNTGEGGEEPERFVRDANGDSRMSAIKQVASGRFGVTSEYLTNAEEIQIKMAQGAKPGEGGQLPGTKVYPWVAKTRHSTPGVGLISPPPHHDIYSIEDLAQLIFDLKNANPSARINVKLVSTVGVGTIAAGVAKAHADVVLISGHDGGTGASPVSSIMHAGMPWELGLAETHQTLMLNNLRSRIVVEADGQLKTARDIVIAAMLGAEEFGFATTGLVVMGCIMMRCCQDDSCPVGIATQNPELRKNFKGKPEHVENFMRFLAQGVREYMAKLGIRTLNELVGRSDLLATSRTIQHWKAKGVDLSKILHQVDTGDNDTPYCTTTQDHGIEESLDMRVLMAICEPAIKRGEKVSTTLPIKNINRVAGTIVGHEVTKAHGSKGLPDDTIHLKFIGSAGQSLGAFIPKGMTIELVGDANDYIGKGLSGGRIIAYPPKSSKFVPEENIIVGNVAFYGATSGEAFIRGMAGERFCVRNSGMEAVVESVGDHGCEYMTGGKVVILGKTGRNFAAGMSGGVAYVYDVDGAFAGRCNLEMVSLSAVEAEDELEWLRSKIEQHVEVTGSELGKGMLATWPNASQRFVKVLPNDYKRAIEAMKEVETMGMTGDEAVMAAFEKNVHDPSRVSGN, from the coding sequence ATGAAAGCAAAGCATGAAGGGGGCCTGTACGATCCACAGTTCGAGCATGATGCCTGCGGTGTTGGTTTCGTAGCCAATATCAAGGGGGTCAAGTCTCATCAGATCATCAAGCAGGGCTTGCAGGTGCTGGTGAACATGAAGCACCGTGGAGCTACCGGTTACGAAAAGAACACCGGTGATGGCGCTGGTATTCTGATGCAGATTCCCGACAAGTTCATGCGTAAAGTGTGCGCCCAGAGGAATATCGAACTGCCCCCCGCAGGCCATTACGGTGTCGGCATGGTTTTCCTTCCGCCCGATCTCTCGCAGCGCCGCGCCATTGAGGAAATCTGCCGCCAGATGGTGCAGGCAGAGGGGCAGAAATATCTCGGCCTGCGCAAGGTGCCGACCGACAACTCCACCCTCGGCCAGACCGCCCGTTCGCAGGAGCCGGTGGTCAAGCAGATTTTCGTTGGCCGCGGCAGCGACAACATGACCGATATCGAGTTCGAGCGCAAGCTTTACATCATCCGCCGCCGTATTTTCAAGCGCGTCCGATTCACCTCTGGCCTGCTCGGCAGCGGCTACTTCTACGCTTCGAGCTTTTCATCGCGCACGATTGTCTATAAAGGTATGCTCAATCCGGAGCAGGTCGAGGAGTTCTATCCCGAGCTGAAAGATCCGGACATGGAGAGCGCCATCGCGATGGTGCACTCGCGTTTCAGCACCAACACCTTCCCGAGCTGGGATCGCGCCCATCCGTACCGCTTCCTGAGCCACAACGGCGAAATCAACACGCTGCGCGGCAACGTGAACTGGATGAAGGCTCGCGAAAAGAACATGCAGTCCTCCATCTTCAAGGGCGCGCTGGAAGAGATCAAGCCGATCCTGCTCGAAGAGGGCAGCGACTCGGCCACGCTCGACAACGCGTTCGAGCTGCTCGTCATGTGCGGCCGCTCAATGGCTCACGCGGCGATGATGGTCATCCCGGAGCCGTGGTCTGGCAACGAATCGATGGACCCGGACAAACGCGCCTTCTACGAATATCACAGCTGCCTCATGGAGCCGTGGGACGGCCCCGCATCGGTGGTTTTCACCGATGGTATCCAGATCGGCGCGGTGCTCGACCGTAACGGCCTGCGCCCGTCGCGTTATTATATAACCAGCGACGACCTGGTGGTGATGGCCTCAGAGGTCGGCGTGCTCGACATCGATCCCGAAAAGATCATCAAGAAAGATCGCCTCCAGCCGGGGCGCATGTTCCTGGTCGATACCAAGGAGGGGCGCATCATCTCCGACGAGGAGATCAAGAAGAGCATCGCTTCGGAGAAGCCATACACGGAGTGGATCGAGCGCAATGTCATCGATCTCGCTTCACTGCCGGAGCGTGAGCGCATGAAGAATCCCGACGAGGACAACTACAGCATTACCGCCCGCCAGAAGGCGTTTGGTTATACCAACGAAGACCTCACGCTCCACATCAGGCCGATGGCCCAGAACGCCATCGAACGCATTGGCTCGATGGGCAACGATACGCCGCTGGCAGTGCTTTCCAACCGTCCGAGGCTGCTTTATGACTATTTCAAGCAGCTCTTTGCCCAGGTGACCAACCCGCCGATCGACTCGATCCGCGAGGAGATTGTCACCTCCACAACCGTCATGCTCGGCTCCGAAGGCAATTTGCTCGAATCGGACGAAATTAACTGCCGCCGTATCAGGATTCCTCACCCGATCCTGACCAACGAGGACCTCGAAAAGATTCGCGGCATCGACAAGCCGGGCTTCAAGGCGATCACCCTGCCGATCTTCTACAATGTGGAAGAGGGTGGTCAGGGCATCCAGTGTACGATGCAGGACCTGTACCGCCAGGCCGAAAAGGCGATCAACCACGACGGGGTCAACATCATCATTCTCTCCGACAAGGGCGAACTTGAACATTCGCGTGCGCCGATTCCAGCGCTCTTGGCGCTTGCCGGGTTCCACCACTTTCTCATCAGTGCAGGCCTCAGAACCAAGGTTGGCCTGATCGTCGAGTCGGGCGAGCCGCGCACGGTGCACCATTTCTCGATGCTGATCGGCTACGGTGCCGGGGCGATCAATCCGTATCTTGCTTTCGAGACCGTCAGCCAGCAGGTGGCCGAGGGGCGCATCATGCACGACGAGAAGAAGGCGATCAAGAACTACGTGAAAGCGGCCGTGAAGGGCGTGGTGAAGACGATGGCCAAGATGGGCATTTCGACCGTGCAGAGCTATCGTGGTGCACAGATTTTCGAGGCGGTCGGCCTGAACACCGAGGTAGTCGATACCTACTTCACCAAGACTCCGTCGCGCATCGAGGGCATCGGCCTCGACACGCTGGCCGAAGAGGTCCGCAAGCGTCACGAGGCGGCATTCCCGCCCGGAGGCAACAAGGTCAATCGCGGCCTCGAAGCTGGCGGCGACCGCAAGTGGCGTCACGACGGCGAGTTCCACCTTTTCAATCCGGAGACGATCCACTATCTCCAGCACTCCTGCCGGACGGGTGATTACGAACTGTTCAAGAAGTACGAGAAGCTCATCGATGACCAGAGCGAGCACTACTGCACGATTCGCGGTCTGATGGATATCCGCTTCTCCGAGAAGCCGATCCCGATCGACGAGGTCGAACCGGTAGAGTCAATCGTCAAGCGCTTCAAGACCGGTGCCATGTCCTACGGCTCCATCAGCAAGGAGGCGCACGAGACGCTCGCCATTGCGATGAACCGCCTCGGCGGCAAGAGCAACACCGGTGAAGGCGGCGAGGAGCCGGAGCGCTTCGTGCGCGACGCCAACGGCGACAGCCGCATGTCGGCGATCAAGCAGGTCGCGTCGGGACGTTTCGGCGTCACCAGCGAGTACCTGACCAATGCCGAGGAGATTCAGATCAAGATGGCGCAGGGTGCCAAGCCCGGCGAGGGTGGCCAGTTGCCCGGCACCAAGGTCTATCCGTGGGTTGCCAAGACCCGCCACTCTACCCCCGGCGTCGGGCTGATTTCGCCGCCGCCGCACCACGATATTTACTCCATCGAAGATTTGGCGCAGCTGATCTTCGATCTCAAGAACGCCAATCCGTCGGCGCGCATCAACGTCAAGCTGGTCTCGACGGTCGGCGTTGGCACCATCGCGGCGGGCGTCGCCAAAGCTCACGCCGACGTGGTGCTCATCAGTGGCCACGACGGCGGCACAGGCGCATCGCCGGTTTCGAGCATCATGCACGCCGGTATGCCGTGGGAACTCGGTCTTGCCGAAACGCACCAGACGCTCATGCTCAACAACCTGCGCAGCCGCATCGTCGTCGAGGCGGACGGTCAGCTCAAGACCGCGCGTGACATCGTCATCGCGGCCATGCTCGGTGCGGAGGAGTTCGGTTTCGCCACCACCGGTTTGGTGGTGATGGGCTGCATCATGATGCGTTGCTGCCAGGACGACTCCTGTCCGGTCGGCATTGCCACGCAAAATCCGGAGCTTCGCAAAAACTTCAAGGGCAAGCCGGAGCACGTCGAGAACTTCATGCGCTTCCTCGCCCAGGGTGTGCGCGAGTACATGGCAAAACTCGGCATCCGCACGCTCAACGAGCTGGTTGGCCGCTCCGATCTGCTTGCCACCTCTCGCACCATCCAGCACTGGAAGGCCAAGGGCGTCGATCTTTCCAAGATTCTGCATCAGGTCGATACCGGTGACAACGATACGCCGTACTGCACCACGACGCAGGATCATGGTATCGAGGAGAGCCTCGACATGCGCGTACTCATGGCGATCTGCGAACCGGCTATCAAGCGCGGCGAGAAGGTTTCGACCACGCTGCCGATCAAGAATATCAACCGTGTCGCAGGCACCATTGTTGGTCACGAGGTCACGAAAGCTCATGGCAGCAAGGGACTGCCGGATGACACCATCCATCTGAAGTTTATCGGTTCGGCTGGTCAGAGCCTCGGTGCCTTTATTCCGAAAGGCATGACCATCGAGCTGGTTGGCGACGCCAACGACTACATCGGCAAGGGCCTCTCGGGCGGCAGGATCATCGCCTACCCGCCGAAATCGTCGAAGTTCGTGCCTGAAGAGAACATCATCGTCGGTAACGTGGCCTTCTACGGCGCGACCTCCGGCGAGGCCTTCATCCGCGGTATGGCTGGCGAGCGCTTCTGCGTGCGCAACAGCGGCATGGAGGCGGTTGTCGAGTCGGTGGGCGACCACGGCTGCGAGTACATGACTGGTGGCAAGGTGGTCATTCTCGGCAAGACTGGTCGCAACTTCGCGGCGGGCATGTCGGGCGGCGTGGCCTACGTTTACGACGTCGATGGCGCATTCGCCGGACGCTGCAACCTTGAAATGGTCAGCCTCTCGGCGGTCGAAGCCGAGGACGAGCTCGAATGGCTCCGCTCGAAAATCGAGCAGCATGTGGAGGTTACCGGCAGCGAACTCGGCAAGGGCATGCTCGCAACGTGGCCGAACGCCTCGCAGCGCTTCGTCAAGGTGCTGCCGAACGATTACAAACGCGCCATTGAGGCCATGAAAGAGGTCGAAACGATGGGTATGACCGGCGATGAAGCCGTTATGGCCGCTTTTGAAAAGAACGTGCATGATCCTTCCCGCGTCTCGGGGAACTGA
- the gpmA gene encoding 2,3-diphosphoglycerate-dependent phosphoglycerate mutase: MKKLVLLRHGESQWNRENRFTGWVDVDLSEKGREEARTAGQLLKDEGFVFDLAYTSVLKRAIRTLWTVLDEMNLMWIPVTKNWRLNERHYGALQGLNKAETAQRHGDEQVLVWRRSYDTPPPALTENDEFWPGKDPRYASLSAGELPATECLKDTVARFLPYWHETIAPQIRDGKNVIITAHGNSLRALVKYLDNISDEDIVGLNIPTGIPLVYELDDDLKPLKSYYLGDQEELKKKVEAVAKQGKA; this comes from the coding sequence ATGAAGAAACTTGTCCTGCTGAGGCACGGCGAAAGCCAGTGGAACCGGGAGAACCGTTTCACCGGATGGGTGGATGTCGATCTTTCCGAGAAAGGAAGAGAAGAGGCGAGAACCGCTGGCCAGTTGCTCAAGGATGAGGGTTTCGTGTTTGACCTCGCCTACACTTCGGTGCTCAAGCGCGCCATAAGGACGCTTTGGACGGTGCTCGACGAGATGAATCTCATGTGGATTCCCGTTACGAAAAACTGGCGTCTCAACGAACGCCACTACGGTGCATTGCAGGGACTCAACAAGGCAGAGACTGCACAGCGCCACGGCGACGAGCAGGTGCTCGTCTGGCGCCGCAGCTACGACACGCCGCCACCGGCTCTCACCGAGAACGATGAGTTCTGGCCAGGCAAAGATCCGCGCTACGCCTCGCTCTCCGCTGGGGAGCTGCCCGCGACGGAGTGTCTGAAGGATACGGTCGCGCGCTTCCTGCCCTACTGGCACGAAACCATTGCTCCGCAGATTCGCGATGGCAAGAATGTCATCATTACAGCCCACGGCAATTCGCTCCGGGCGCTGGTCAAATATCTCGACAATATCTCCGACGAGGATATCGTTGGCCTGAACATTCCCACCGGTATTCCGCTGGTGTACGAACTCGACGACGATCTCAAGCCGCTGAAGAGCTACTATCTGGGCGACCAGGAGGAGCTGAAGAAAAAGGTGGAGGCAGTCGCCAAACAGGGCAAAGCCTGA